ATttgttcagtttttttttcttcaataaattggGCTATAAGTTCCATACTGAACGTAGTTCAATTTTCGCAAATATCAAGTCAAGTTGTGTTTTCAACTCTTCGTcttgaaaatgaagaaaattttggtttttctctTACTGTCCATATTTGTAAACGGTGCAGTCAGTCAGAGACTAAGTAATTCATCAACTGCTTTAGTGGATATTCGATTTTTTCAAAagacattttcatatttcagaGACGTACAATGTCGATccatattccataacagtttCTGGTTTTTCTTCTGGCGCAATGATGGCCACTCAGTTCCATTTTGCGCATTCAAGTAAAATTGCTGGTGCCGGAATCATTTCTGGaggttcattttcattttaaacatCTTTCTGAATCAAgtgatgaaattttaaatgttcagTGCCCAACTTATGTGCTGCAGATGGTAAAGATGCTGTAGATTTCTGTCTTTTCAATCCAACTGCAGTGAATGTTAGCTTTTTAATTGAGCAAGTAAATGACCTGGCGAATCGTAATCTAATCGACTCAGTTGCTAACATTGCAGGTGACAAAGTGTTCATTTACCATGGCACAAAAGACACTGCAATTCTTCCAGGTATTATGATAAACACTTCGTCAAGCAAAAAAATATACTCTCATTCAACAAGAATATCTTTTTTGAAGCTTCGGGACAGAATGTACTAACAATGTACACTAACTATGGCGCAGACATTGAAACTGAATTTACCATTCCTTTTAAACATGGCTTTgtatggaaaataatttggttccggttggaagaaaatattcatttttcgaaTCTATTCCAGCCAACGATGAAAAATATCGGATATGATGGAGCATTCCACATGTTGAATCATTTGTACGGTGGAATGATTTTGCCAGCAGACGATGCTGGGAATTTTACAAATCTTTTGACTTTCGATCAGTCTGAATTTTTTGCACTACATCCGATTTTATCCAGCATGAGCACTAGCGGACTTATTTACGTTCCAACAGCGTGTCGTAACGGCGAAAGGTGTAGACTTCACATTATGTTCCATGGATGTTTCCAAAACAGGTGCAGCAGACCATCATCTTATTTTTTGTgcccatttcaatttttttgaaactttATAATGATTCCCTAATTTCTAGAGGCACTATCGGAAATACGTTTGCCTCCACAAAAGTCGACATTATGGGAGTAGCTGAAGTAAACAACATTATTGTTTTGCTACCTCAAATTTCTGCTGTGCCTTTTATTAATCCATATGCTTGTTGGGATTGGTTCGCTTATCTTGACGATATGTACGGTGAGTAAATATGATTCTCtcaagaatttttgaattctatATACGTCTC
This window of the Bradysia coprophila strain Holo2 unplaced genomic scaffold, BU_Bcop_v1 contig_324, whole genome shotgun sequence genome carries:
- the LOC119079339 gene encoding uncharacterized protein LOC119079339, producing MKKILVFLLLSIFVNGAVSQRLKTYNVDPYSITVSGFSSGAMMATQFHFAHSSKIAGAGIISGVPNLCAADGKDAVDFCLFNPTAVNVSFLIEQVNDLANRNLIDSVANIAGDKVFIYHGTKDTAILPASGQNVLTMYTNYGADIETEFTIPFKHGFPTMKNIGYDGAFHMLNHLYGGMILPADDAGNFTNLLTFDQSEFFALHPILSSMSTSGLIYVPTACRNGERCRLHIMFHGCFQNRGTIGNTFASTKVDIMGVAEVNNIIVLLPQISAVPFINPYACWDWFAYLDDMYATRKGQQIYAVYLMGTRVVAG